In a single window of the Streptomyces brevispora genome:
- a CDS encoding glutathione S-transferase family protein has translation MNDPARTEPEGNTEYGHKPFKRSRSHFADRITADGRDGWPVEAGRYRLVVSRACPWASRALVSRRLLGLESALSLAIADPLQDDRSWRFTLDEGGRDPVLGIKYLGEAYDARERGYPGGVSVPAVVDVPSGKLVTNDYQQITLDLATEWTALHRPGAPDLYPEPLREEIDEVMEGIYRDVNNGVYRAGFATGQDEYEAAYGDLFRRLDLVTERLADRRYLVGDTITEADIRLFTTLVRFDAVYHGHFKCNRSKLAENPVLWGYSRDLYQTPGFGDTVDFHHIKQHYYRVHTGINPTGIVPVGPDLSGWLTPHHREQLGGRPFGDGTPPGPVPAGEEVPEQGRP, from the coding sequence ATGAACGACCCCGCCCGTACCGAACCCGAGGGCAACACCGAGTACGGCCACAAGCCCTTCAAGCGGTCCAGGAGCCATTTCGCCGACCGGATCACCGCCGACGGCCGGGACGGCTGGCCCGTCGAGGCCGGCCGATACCGCCTGGTCGTCAGCCGTGCCTGCCCCTGGGCGAGCCGCGCACTGGTCTCCCGCCGACTGCTCGGCCTGGAGAGCGCGCTCTCGCTGGCCATCGCCGATCCGCTGCAGGACGACCGCAGCTGGCGCTTCACGCTCGACGAGGGCGGCCGCGACCCGGTGCTCGGCATCAAGTACCTCGGCGAGGCGTACGACGCACGGGAACGCGGGTACCCCGGCGGGGTCAGCGTCCCCGCCGTCGTCGACGTACCCAGCGGCAAACTCGTCACCAACGACTACCAGCAGATCACCCTGGACCTCGCCACCGAATGGACCGCGCTGCACCGGCCCGGGGCGCCCGACCTCTACCCCGAGCCGCTGCGCGAGGAGATCGACGAGGTCATGGAAGGCATCTACCGTGACGTCAACAACGGCGTCTACCGGGCCGGGTTCGCGACCGGACAGGACGAGTACGAGGCCGCGTACGGGGATCTGTTCCGCCGCCTGGACCTGGTGACCGAACGCCTCGCGGACCGGCGCTACCTCGTGGGCGACACGATCACCGAGGCAGACATCCGGCTCTTCACCACACTCGTGCGCTTCGACGCCGTGTACCACGGCCACTTCAAGTGCAACCGCTCGAAGCTGGCCGAGAACCCGGTCCTGTGGGGCTACAGCAGGGACCTCTACCAGACCCCCGGCTTCGGTGACACGGTCGACTTCCACCACATCAAGCAGCACTACTACCGGGTCCACACGGGCATCAACCCCACCGGCATCGTGCCCGTCGGCCCCGACCTGTCGGGCTGGCTGACCCCCCACCACCGGGAGCAACTGGGCGGCCGGCCCTTCGGTGACGGCACCCCGCCGGGGCCGGTACCGGCCGGCGAGGAGGTCCCGGAGCAGGGACGGCCCTGA
- a CDS encoding MFS transporter: protein MAESAAYRGSAGRGAESVAAPDAPDPRRWKALAVCLVAGFMTLLDVSIVNVALPSIREGLNTPESDLQWVLSGYALAFGLFLIPAGRLGDARGRREVFMAGLVLFTLASAACGAAQSSLWLVIARLVQGLAGGLLSPQISALIQQMFSGRERGRAFGMFGTVVGISTAVGPLLGGLLIQAAGAEEGWRWVFYVNLPLGAVCLVLARRLLPDTPSAGPVRLRDLDPLGILLLGAAVLTVLLPFVQAHQWPGDEKWLLLLLAAVLIAAFVGWESRCGSRGHQPVVNLALFRVRSYWLGCLLILLYFAGFTSIFFITTLYLQSGLHYTALQAGLAITPFALGSAAAAGPGGRMVGRYGRPLVVIGMTTVAVGLGATALAVHLVPGRGAGWAMAAPLLLAGLGSGLVIAPNQTLTLSQVPVAFAGSAGGTLQTGQRVGSAIGIAAVGSVFFAQVGAAGWSSAYDHGLVVSVAFVVAGLIAALADVGGERRGRSRTEQSARPKDPS from the coding sequence ATGGCAGAGAGTGCGGCGTACCGGGGTTCTGCGGGGCGGGGTGCGGAGTCCGTCGCGGCGCCGGACGCGCCCGACCCCCGACGGTGGAAGGCGCTCGCGGTCTGCCTGGTCGCGGGCTTCATGACGCTGTTGGACGTGTCGATCGTCAACGTCGCACTGCCGTCCATCCGGGAGGGACTGAACACCCCGGAGTCCGACCTGCAGTGGGTGCTGTCCGGTTACGCCCTCGCCTTCGGGCTGTTCCTGATCCCCGCCGGGCGGCTCGGCGACGCGCGCGGGCGCCGCGAGGTCTTCATGGCCGGGCTGGTGCTCTTCACACTCGCGTCCGCGGCCTGCGGTGCCGCCCAGTCCAGCCTCTGGCTGGTCATCGCCCGACTGGTCCAGGGCCTGGCCGGCGGGCTTCTGTCACCCCAGATCTCCGCCCTCATCCAGCAGATGTTCTCGGGGCGCGAACGGGGCCGGGCCTTCGGCATGTTCGGCACGGTGGTCGGCATCTCCACCGCAGTGGGCCCGCTGCTGGGTGGACTGCTGATCCAGGCGGCCGGTGCCGAGGAGGGCTGGCGCTGGGTGTTCTACGTCAACCTGCCGCTCGGAGCCGTCTGCCTCGTACTGGCCCGCCGGCTGCTGCCGGACACCCCGTCCGCGGGCCCGGTGCGGCTGCGGGACCTCGACCCCCTCGGGATCCTGCTGCTGGGCGCGGCGGTCCTGACAGTGCTGCTGCCCTTCGTCCAGGCCCACCAGTGGCCGGGCGACGAGAAATGGCTGCTCCTGCTGCTGGCCGCGGTGCTGATCGCCGCCTTCGTCGGCTGGGAGTCCCGGTGCGGCAGCCGCGGTCACCAGCCGGTCGTGAACCTCGCACTCTTCCGCGTCCGGTCCTACTGGCTGGGCTGTCTGCTGATCCTGCTGTACTTCGCCGGATTCACCTCGATCTTCTTCATCACCACGCTCTACCTGCAGAGCGGACTGCACTACACCGCCCTGCAGGCAGGTCTCGCGATCACACCCTTCGCCCTGGGGTCCGCCGCGGCGGCAGGCCCCGGCGGCAGGATGGTCGGCCGGTACGGTCGCCCCCTCGTCGTCATCGGCATGACGACCGTGGCCGTGGGCCTCGGGGCCACCGCGCTCGCCGTCCATCTCGTGCCCGGCAGGGGCGCCGGATGGGCGATGGCCGCCCCGCTGCTGCTGGCCGGCCTGGGCAGCGGCCTGGTCATCGCACCCAACCAGACCCTGACCCTGTCCCAAGTGCCGGTGGCCTTCGCGGGCAGCGCCGGAGGCACCCTCCAGACCGGCCAGCGCGTCGGCTCCGCGATCGGGATCGCCGCGGTCGGCTCGGTCTTCTTCGCCCAGGTGGGTGCCGCCGGCTGGTCCAGCGCGTACGACCACGGGCTCGTCGTCTCCGTCGCCTTCGTGGTGGCCGGACTGATCGCGGCGCTGGCCGACGTGGGCGGGGAACGGCGGGGCAGAAGCCGTACCGAGCAGTCCGCCCGGCCCAAGGACCCGTCGTAG
- a CDS encoding TOBE domain-containing protein, with protein sequence MQSYTIGQAARLLGVSPDTARRWADAGRVATHREDGGRRLIDGRDLAAFSVEVAQGGAGEEDASYTSARNAFPGIVTAVKLGDVAAQVEIQAGPHRLVSLLTREAVEELGLEVGMQATARVKSTSVHIDRT encoded by the coding sequence ATGCAGTCCTACACCATCGGACAGGCCGCCCGCCTGCTGGGCGTCAGCCCGGACACCGCGCGCCGCTGGGCGGATGCCGGCCGGGTGGCGACCCACCGCGAGGACGGCGGGCGCCGCCTCATCGACGGCCGCGACCTGGCCGCGTTCTCCGTCGAGGTCGCCCAGGGCGGCGCCGGCGAGGAGGACGCGTCCTACACCTCGGCCCGCAACGCGTTCCCCGGCATCGTCACCGCCGTCAAGCTGGGGGATGTGGCGGCGCAGGTGGAGATCCAGGCCGGTCCGCACCGGCTCGTGTCACTCCTGACCCGGGAGGCGGTCGAGGAGCTCGGCCTCGAGGTGGGCATGCAGGCCACCGCCCGGGTGAAGTCGACCAGCGTCCACATCGACCGCACCTGA
- a CDS encoding tetratricopeptide repeat protein, whose amino-acid sequence MSAEIEHTEPLTQAVQLREQKNPRAHEQLLALAARYPQDAAIAYQAAWSHDSLGLEAQAVPFYERALDGPGLPAEDRHGAFLGLGSTLRVLGRYEAARGVLRRGLTEFPHDASLLTFLAMTLYNLGESREAVRTLLNVTAATSADQRVQAYRPAIEHYADRLDETE is encoded by the coding sequence ATGAGCGCAGAAATCGAACACACCGAGCCGCTGACGCAGGCGGTACAGCTGCGCGAGCAGAAGAACCCGCGGGCCCACGAGCAGCTGCTGGCCCTGGCGGCGCGGTATCCGCAGGACGCCGCGATCGCCTATCAGGCCGCCTGGTCACACGATTCCCTCGGCCTGGAGGCACAGGCCGTGCCGTTCTACGAGCGTGCGCTGGACGGTCCGGGACTCCCGGCCGAGGACCGCCACGGGGCCTTCCTCGGCCTCGGCAGCACGCTGCGGGTGCTCGGCCGTTACGAGGCGGCGCGCGGGGTGCTCCGCCGCGGCCTGACGGAGTTCCCGCACGACGCCTCGTTGCTGACCTTCCTGGCGATGACGCTGTACAACCTCGGCGAGTCCCGCGAAGCCGTACGGACCCTGCTCAACGTCACGGCGGCCACCAGTGCGGATCAGCGGGTCCAGGCGTACCGTCCCGCGATCGAGCACTACGCCGACCGCCTGGACGAGACGGAATAG